Proteins encoded within one genomic window of Oncorhynchus mykiss isolate Arlee chromosome 27, USDA_OmykA_1.1, whole genome shotgun sequence:
- the LOC110508035 gene encoding protein mono-ADP-ribosyltransferase TIPARP, producing MDKALHILQKPTDSSDKVLSGGTGIALDMSIGDREFTEQSIRLSNKIPLVKPYFKKKHGQRKLDSKCLRALQDPILTTLLSTDALVTGDGVFVPRNPPPRTAGNLCTAVVVKQARIGGPVCRKESSATGVTAMIPGDTEMVDAAAELEETEGGVTKAPVDLQRVTIDSNERRFQLKLHPRAREVAATPPTPDTPLVSPPSQGGNTMIDLFASKALRGANCLTIKDSKKTPSLQTDKGEIFQDKSEEASLDLVFDLLTQLQYHTHQADSVSICVDFLQGLCVYGSDCAYHHTVLPYHWQICRSDTESWQSLADDSQDQLERLYCNPDNEQVRLKFQGRVFSLDFTTMRVCDLEFDRVRRLTTPSSPATPPPNTNPTPNCHTVWKYYCRDNFGWREYSEPVVRLIEEASGRGLKEVRFITLQNHYILNIREGFQQNAVFGFRRQIKKRPLFLSSMVLTPHLQTLGGLSSFSPSSTVDLSLSLPLSPSSTNTPSVFPETWLPMTTSQDFLQVPVSCDDRSYRTVYTLFHKTVSETKFRILKILRVQNPFLWEKYKRKKEYMSRRLSEMDRMLSERHLFHGTSTEVVEGICKHNFDPRVSGKHATMFGQGSYFARKAVYSHNFSKRSPKGIHSMFLAKVLTGRFTVGNPSMRRPPPLSPRDPSSDLYDSCVDNWVDPQIYVIFNDDQSYPYFIIQYEEVPSTVAI from the exons ATGGATAAAGCTTTGCATATCCTACAGAAACCGACAGACTCAAGCGACAAGGTCCTCAGCGGTGGGACGGGAATAGCTCTGGATATGAGTATAGGGGACCGGGAATTCACGGAACAATCTATTAGACTTAGCAATAAAATCCCGTTAGTGAAGCCCTATTTCAAAAAGAAGCACGGACAGAGGAAACTGGACTCAAAATGCCTCCGTGCGCTCCAGGACCCAATCCTGACCACATTACTGAGTACGGATGCTCTTGTTACCGGAGACGGAGTGTTTGTCCCCAGGAACCCTCCGCCAAGGACAGCTGGGAACCTGTGCACTGCTGTGGTGGTCAAACAGGCGCGGATTGGTGGGCCTGTGTGCCGGAAAGAATCGTCAGCTACCGGTGTAACGGCTATGATTCCCGGCGACACGGAAATGGTGGACGCCGCCGCCGAgttggaggagacagaggggggggtAACCAAGGCACCGGTAGATCTCCAGCGCGTGACAATAGACTCTAACGAACGCAGATTCCAGCTCAAACTTCACCCGCGGGCGCGCGAAGTGGCGGCGACACCCCCCACACCCGATACCCCTCTAGTATCCCCTCCAAGCCAGGGGGGCAACACGATGATTGACCTATTTGCTTCTAAAGCCTTGCGGGGGGCAAATTGCCTCACCATTAAAGACAGTAAGAAAACCCCCAGTCTTCAGACCGACAAAGGCGAGATATTTCAGGATAAAAGCGAAGAGGCCTCCCTGGATCTAGTGTTTGATCTGCTGACCCAGCTCCAGTATCACACGCACCAAGCCGACTCGGTTTCCATCTGCGTGGATTTCCTGCAGGGGTTGTGTGTGTACGGGAGTGACTGCGCTTACCATCATACTGTGCTGCCCTACCACTGGCAGATCTGCAGGAGTGATACTGAAAGCTGGCAAAGCCTGGCGGATGATTCACAGGATCAGTTGGAGAGGCTTTATTGCAATCCGGACAATGAACAAGTCAGGCTCAAGTTTCA GGGTCGTGTGTTTTCCTTAGACTTCACTACGATGCGTGTATGTGACCTGGAGTTCGACCGTGTCAGACGGTTGACCACTCCCTCCAGCCCTGCCACCCCGCCCCCAAACACAAACCCCACCCCTAACTGCCACACAGTGTGGAAATACTACTGCAGAGACAACTTCGGCTGGAGAGAATACTCTGAG CCCGTAGTGCGTCTGATAGAGGAGGCTAGTGGTCGTGGTCTGAAGGAGGTCCGGTTCATCACCCTACAGAACCACTACATCCTCAACATCAGAGAGGGCTTCCAGCAGAACGCCGTGTTCGGCTTCAGGCGCCAGATCAAGAAACGCCCCCTCTTCCTGTCCTCCATGGTCCTCACGCCACATCTACA GACTCTTGGTggcctctcctccttttccccctcCTCCACTGTGGAtttgtccctttctctccccctctctccgtccTCCACCAACACTCCCAGCGTATTCCCAGAGACCTGGTTACCCATGACAACCAGCCAGGACTTCCTGCAGGTTCCGGTATCCTGTGACGACCGGAGCTATCGGACCGTCTACACTCTCTTCCACAAGACGGTGTCCGAAACCAAGTTCCGCATCCTTAAGATCCTCCGCGTCCAGAATCCCTTCCTCTGGGAGAAATACAAGAG GAAGAAGGAGTACATGTCTCGTCGTCTCTCGGAGATGGACAGGATGCTGAGCGAGCGTCACCTTTTCCACGGCACCTCCACTGAGGTGGTAGAGGGCATCTGCAAACACAACTTTGACCCGCGTGTCAGTGGCAAACACGCCACCATGTTCGGACAAGGCTCCTACTTCGCCCGCAAGGCCGTCTACTCCCATAACTTCTCCAAGCGCTCTCCTAAAGGGATCCACTCCATGTTCCTGGCCAAAGTGCTCACTGGCag